One window of Brevibacterium pigmentatum genomic DNA carries:
- a CDS encoding aminoglycoside phosphotransferase family protein, translating to MKVPPVLYRATREIIGEYRTDSWVAALDYMANELLDRWKLRFDDVPGAPWAGCESLVIPVLTQENYQGVLRFAAPTSAHTAAHAQVLRALKMWNGHGAVRVIRDDRSFRVTLQERLRTKDNLSVLPLADVPPVWGALQRSLEIPATSEFLRVQDVVAGWLNSFDADAALLTGWSEAGPHDSMLLSFARNWMQTLASSDENWLIHADLHYYNILAGNPDPTGISTWKAIDPQPLAGPTAYSLAPILWNRLAEIPSDHPQAQAAWLRGFATDLALCAGVDPQYGMGATVAREITNMFWYLRAASGGSNSGLADAARSLWVARALSGADVAGVNAHALKPIG from the coding sequence GTGAAGGTCCCACCGGTTCTCTACCGCGCGACGCGCGAGATCATCGGCGAATATCGCACCGATTCGTGGGTTGCCGCGCTCGACTATATGGCCAACGAGCTCCTCGACCGGTGGAAGCTGCGCTTCGACGATGTGCCAGGGGCACCGTGGGCCGGCTGCGAGTCCTTGGTCATTCCGGTGCTCACTCAGGAGAACTATCAGGGGGTGCTGCGGTTCGCCGCTCCCACCTCGGCGCATACAGCCGCGCATGCGCAGGTGCTGCGCGCGCTGAAGATGTGGAACGGGCACGGGGCCGTCCGGGTCATCCGGGATGATCGCAGCTTCCGGGTCACTCTGCAGGAGAGGCTGCGCACGAAGGACAATCTGTCCGTGCTCCCCCTGGCCGATGTCCCGCCGGTGTGGGGTGCCCTGCAGCGGTCCTTGGAGATTCCGGCGACCTCGGAGTTCCTGCGGGTCCAGGACGTCGTGGCCGGGTGGCTGAACTCGTTCGATGCCGATGCCGCGCTGCTGACCGGGTGGTCGGAGGCAGGTCCGCACGATTCCATGCTGCTGTCGTTCGCGCGCAATTGGATGCAGACTCTCGCGTCGTCGGATGAGAACTGGCTCATCCACGCCGATCTGCATTACTACAACATCCTCGCAGGCAATCCCGATCCGACGGGCATCTCGACGTGGAAGGCCATCGACCCACAGCCCTTGGCCGGTCCGACCGCCTACAGCCTGGCTCCGATCCTGTGGAACCGTCTGGCCGAGATCCCCTCGGACCATCCGCAGGCGCAGGCGGCGTGGCTGCGCGGCTTCGCCACGGATCTGGCGCTGTGCGCCGGGGTCGATCCGCAGTACGGGATGGGTGCGACCGTGGCGCGGGAGATCACGAATATGTTCTGGTACCTGCGCGCGGCCTCCGGCGGGTCGAACTCGGGCTTGGCCGATGCCGCCCGATCCCTGTGGGTGGCGCGCGCCCTGTCGGGTGCCGACGTGGCCGGCGTCAATGCCCACGCCCTCAAACCCATCGGCTGA
- a CDS encoding TSUP family transporter, translating to MFEALAGGIDVTWTMVLWLLAAGVLAGWIDAVVGGGGLIQLPALLLVPGMSPVQAVATNKIGSIAGTTASAITYLRKITPDRSATIPAAASAFLGAVLGAKLATLVPSDAFTPIILVALIGVGIFTVLNPSLGADATLRFGESSKRHHALSWLIGLVIGIYDGVLGPGTGSFLVIAFVSIIGFSFLQASATAKVINWATNFGALVYFIPDGQVVWLLGVIMAVGNVTGGIFGARTALARGSGFVRVIFVIVVSALILKLGFEVITSLIH from the coding sequence GTGTTCGAAGCCCTCGCCGGAGGCATCGACGTCACGTGGACCATGGTCCTGTGGCTGCTCGCCGCGGGAGTCCTCGCCGGGTGGATCGATGCCGTCGTCGGCGGGGGCGGACTGATCCAGCTGCCCGCGCTGCTTCTGGTGCCGGGGATGAGCCCCGTCCAAGCAGTCGCGACGAATAAGATCGGGTCGATTGCGGGCACGACCGCCTCGGCGATCACCTATCTGCGCAAGATCACCCCGGACCGGTCGGCGACGATCCCAGCGGCGGCCTCGGCGTTCTTAGGCGCCGTGCTCGGTGCGAAGCTCGCGACCCTGGTGCCCAGCGACGCGTTCACCCCGATCATCCTGGTGGCGCTCATCGGGGTCGGGATCTTCACCGTGCTCAACCCGAGTCTCGGGGCCGATGCCACGCTGCGCTTCGGTGAATCGTCGAAACGTCACCATGCCCTGTCGTGGCTGATCGGGCTCGTCATCGGCATCTACGACGGAGTGCTCGGGCCGGGGACGGGATCGTTCCTCGTCATCGCCTTCGTCTCGATCATCGGATTCTCGTTCCTGCAGGCTTCGGCGACGGCGAAGGTCATCAACTGGGCGACGAACTTCGGTGCACTCGTCTACTTCATCCCCGACGGTCAGGTCGTCTGGCTGCTGGGCGTGATCATGGCCGTCGGCAACGTCACCGGCGGGATCTTCGGTGCCCGCACCGCGCTGGCGAGGGGGTCCGGGTTCGTCCGCGTCATCTTCGTCATCGTCGTCTCCGCCCTCATCCTCAAACTCGGCTTCGAAGTCATCACCAGCCTCATCCACTAA
- a CDS encoding proline--tRNA ligase has protein sequence MALRMSSLFVRTQKEDPVGAEVASHKLLHRAGYIRRSAPGIYTWLPLGLAVLGKIEAIVREEMALAGSQEVHFPGLLPADPYKKSGRWEAFGPDLFHLKDRRENDYILAPTHEEVFTLLVKDLYSSYKDLPLSIYQIQTKYRDEARPRAGLLRGREFIMKDAYSFDIDDAGLDASYEAMRVAYLRAFARLGLPCLPVKATPGAMGGSGTEEFIYPSEVGEDTFVKSPGGYAANVEAVTSIVPEAIPYSQSPAAHVEDTPDTPTIETLVAAANASHPRTDREWTAADTLKNVVCAVTHPDGTREIIVIGLPGDREVDLDRAAGTGMLGDGEVDLEAATTEDLAAHPELVKGYIGPGNSLDAPVLGLESPSKIRYLLDPRVVDGTRWITGANEPGRHVFDLVAGRDFVADGTIEAAQVVLGDPAPDGSGPLELARGVEIGQIFKLGRKYADSLDLKVLDQNGKATTVTMGSYGLGVTRVMACIAEEYHSEDGLLWPQHLAPADVHIIVAGKGEEIAAAAEKMTAELEAEGVSVLLDDRNKVSPGFKFADAELIGIPTVIVAGRGLADGVVEVRDRLAGEKSDQPVAEVVPTTVARVREAYAKAAAAADAAVTADQNA, from the coding sequence CGGTCGGCGCCGAGGTGGCCAGCCACAAACTGCTGCACCGTGCCGGATACATCCGCAGGTCAGCACCGGGAATCTACACGTGGCTGCCGCTGGGACTGGCCGTGCTCGGGAAGATCGAGGCCATCGTGCGCGAAGAGATGGCGCTCGCCGGCTCCCAGGAAGTTCACTTCCCGGGCCTGCTGCCCGCCGATCCGTACAAGAAGTCCGGCCGGTGGGAGGCCTTCGGACCCGACCTCTTCCACCTCAAGGACCGCCGCGAGAACGACTACATCCTCGCCCCCACCCATGAGGAGGTCTTCACCCTCCTGGTCAAGGACCTCTACTCCTCGTACAAAGACCTGCCGCTGTCGATCTACCAGATCCAGACGAAGTACCGCGACGAGGCTCGCCCCCGCGCCGGTCTGCTGCGCGGTCGCGAATTCATCATGAAGGACGCCTACTCCTTCGACATCGACGACGCCGGACTCGACGCCTCCTACGAGGCCATGCGCGTGGCCTACCTGCGTGCCTTCGCCCGACTCGGCCTGCCGTGCCTGCCGGTCAAAGCGACCCCGGGCGCCATGGGCGGCTCCGGAACCGAAGAGTTCATCTACCCCTCCGAGGTCGGAGAGGACACCTTCGTGAAGTCCCCGGGCGGATATGCCGCGAACGTCGAGGCCGTGACCTCGATCGTGCCCGAGGCGATTCCCTACTCGCAGTCGCCCGCCGCGCATGTCGAGGACACCCCTGACACCCCGACCATCGAGACCCTCGTGGCCGCTGCGAACGCATCGCACCCGCGCACCGATCGCGAATGGACCGCCGCAGACACGCTGAAGAACGTCGTCTGCGCCGTCACCCACCCCGACGGCACTCGCGAGATCATCGTCATCGGCCTGCCCGGTGACCGCGAAGTCGACCTCGACCGCGCCGCCGGCACCGGAATGCTCGGCGACGGTGAGGTCGACCTCGAAGCCGCGACGACTGAGGATCTCGCCGCCCATCCGGAGCTCGTCAAGGGATACATCGGGCCCGGAAACTCGCTCGATGCGCCGGTCCTCGGCCTCGAATCGCCCTCGAAGATCCGTTACCTGCTCGACCCCCGCGTCGTCGACGGCACCCGCTGGATCACTGGAGCCAACGAGCCCGGCCGCCACGTCTTCGACCTCGTCGCCGGACGGGACTTCGTCGCCGACGGCACGATCGAAGCCGCTCAGGTCGTCCTCGGCGATCCGGCACCGGACGGTTCCGGACCGCTGGAACTCGCCCGCGGCGTCGAGATCGGTCAGATCTTCAAGCTCGGACGTAAGTACGCCGACTCCCTCGACCTCAAAGTCCTCGACCAGAACGGCAAGGCGACGACCGTGACCATGGGCTCCTACGGACTCGGCGTCACCCGCGTCATGGCCTGCATCGCCGAGGAATACCACTCCGAGGACGGACTCCTGTGGCCCCAGCACCTGGCCCCGGCCGATGTGCACATCATCGTCGCCGGCAAGGGTGAGGAGATCGCTGCAGCCGCCGAGAAGATGACGGCCGAGCTCGAAGCCGAAGGTGTGAGCGTGCTCCTCGATGACCGCAACAAGGTCTCGCCCGGATTCAAATTCGCCGATGCCGAGCTCATCGGCATCCCCACCGTCATCGTCGCCGGCCGCGGCCTGGCCGACGGAGTCGTCGAGGTGCGCGACCGTCTGGCCGGGGAGAAGTCCGACCAGCCCGTCGCCGAGGTGGTGCCCACGACCGTGGCACGCGTGCGTGAGGCGTACGCGAAGGCCGCAGCCGCGGCCGATGCGGCGGTCACGGCCGACCAGAACGCCTGA